In Perca fluviatilis chromosome 11, GENO_Pfluv_1.0, whole genome shotgun sequence, the following proteins share a genomic window:
- the dad1 gene encoding dolichyl-diphosphooligosaccharide--protein glycosyltransferase subunit DAD1 gives MSNSVISVISRFLEEYTTTTPNKLKVVDAYLLYILLTGALQFLYCLLVGTFPFNSFLSGFISCVGAFILGVCLRIQINPQNKGDFLSISPERAFADFLFAHTVLHLVVMNFIG, from the exons ATGTCGAATTCAGTCATATCGGTTATTTCTCGGTTTCTAGAGGAGTACACCACCACGACGCCCAACAAGCTGAAAGTGGTGGATGCATATTTGCTGTACATCTTGTTGACAGGAGCGCTGCAGTTCCTCTACTGTCTGCTCGTTGGCACCTTCCCCTTCAATAGCTTTCTGTCGGGCTTCATCTCATGTGTGGGCGCTTTCATTCTCGGAG tgTGTCTTCGTATCCAGATCAACCCACAGAACAAAGGAGACTTCCTGTCCATCTCCCCAGAGAGAGCCTTCGCTGACTTCTTATTCGCTCACACCGTCCTCCATCTGGTTGTGATGAACTTCATTGGTTGA
- the abhd4 gene encoding (Lyso)-N-acylphosphatidylethanolamine lipase, giving the protein MEPATTLTAPIQTDCETECLVTTGIQNDLWARFVTLPNQDRIWTLTLTNKAVRKPAEQAHKTPLVMVHGFGGGVGLWIRNMDTLSRSRPVYAFDLLGFGRSSRPPFPSDAAKAEEQFVDSIEQWRQSVGLENMILLGHSLGGYLATSYAIQYPSRVSHLILVDPWGFPERPETQTQEGQTGQGTEVGKRPPLPRWVKAIAAVVSLFNPLAVIRAAGPWGPGLVNRFRPDFKRKFEDLFEDDTMTQYIYHCNAQTPSGEVGFRAMSESLGWAKRPMLQRVHQLPPSMPLTMLYGAQSWVGSSSGDKVAQIRDQAHTKVLLIDDASHHVYADQPEEFNRVVENVCNSVN; this is encoded by the exons ATGGAGCCTGCTACAACACTCACAGCTCCGATACAGACCGATTGCGAAACAGA ATGTCTGGTCACAACAGGTATTCAGAATGACCTATGGGCTCGGTTTGTGACCCTGCCAAACCAGGATCGAATATGGACTCTGACGCTCACCAACAAGGCGGTGCGCAAACCTGCGGAACAGG CCCACAAGACTCCCCTGGTGATGGTCCACGGCTTTGGAGGAGGGGTGGGCCTGTGGATCAGGAACATGGACACGCTGAGTCGGTCACGGCCTGTTTACGCCTTTGACCTCCTGGGCTTTGGTAGGAGCTCCAGGCCTCCCTTCCCCTCAGATGCTGCCAAGGCAGAGGAACAGTTTGTTGACTCTATTGAGCAGTGGAGACAGTCTGTAGGCCTGGAGAACATGATTCTGCTGGGACACAGTCTGGGGGGGTACCTGGCTACCTCCTATGCTATCCAGTACCCTTCTAG AGTGTCACATCTTATCCTGGTGGACCCCTGGGGTTTCCCCGAGCGACCCGAGACACAAACCCAAGAGGGTCAGACAGGACAGGGGACAGAAGTGGGGAAGAGGCCACCCCTTCCACGCTGGGTAAAAGCTATTGCAGCAGTGGTTTCCCTTTTCAACCCACTGGCTGTCATCCGAGCAGCAGGCCCATGGG GTCCGGGCTTGGTGAACAGGTTCCGTCCTGATTTCAAAAGGAAATTCGAAGATCTGTTTGAGGATGACACTATGACACAGTACATCTACCACTGTAACGCACAAACCCCGAG tgGTGAGGTGGGTTTCCGGGCCATGTCAGAGTCTCTGGGCTGGGCCAAGAGGCCCATGCTTCAGCGGGTTCACCAGCTGCCCCCCTCTATGCCCCTCACCATGCTGTATGGAGCACAATCCTGGGTGGGCAGCTCGTCTGGGGACAAAGTGGCTCAGATTAGGGACCAGGCCCACACCAAAGTACTG CTGATAGATGATGCTTCTCACCATGTGTATGCTGATCAACCAGAGGAGTTCAACAGAGTGGTAGAAAATGTATGTAACTCTGTtaactga